Proteins encoded together in one Coffea arabica cultivar ET-39 chromosome 2c, Coffea Arabica ET-39 HiFi, whole genome shotgun sequence window:
- the LOC113726690 gene encoding proteinaceous RNase P 1, chloroplastic/mitochondrial isoform X2: MTHRMALIKTSPLFHLFCKTPSALSSYTGPNCFKSLKPITIHAKFQPQSTFSMTKTTNLCTASAILQGPSSSSSAIPHKSRKKARSESLLRHKLDQCSKRGDLGEALRIYDEARADNVPLSVHHYNVLLYLCSARSNSSDDISLEKGFQIFNQMGLDNVVPNEATFTSAARLAAAKEDPEMAFDLVKKMKSYGIVPKLRSYGPALFGFCKKSMADKAFEVDAHMVENGVLAEEEELLALLRLSSEENLVEKTYEFMHRMRSTVRQVSEETAGAMEDWFKSETAADAGLKNWDVEKVKEGIVKGGGGWHGQGWLGKGKWSVVRTEMQENGVCHSCGEKLVCIDIDPKETENFANSVAKLACEREVRADFVKFQEWLAKHGPFDAVIDGANLGLINQKHFSFQQLKHVVNQLRQMSKSNRLPLVILHRSRVFGGPAQYPNNKKLLESWRNAGALYATPPGSNDDWYWLYAAVSCKCLLVTNDEMRDHLFQLLGTSFFPRWKEKHQVRLTPARPGLTLHMPPPYSIVIQESEQGSWHIPTVAGDDLETPRKWVCATRTKKKNLHSIFS, translated from the exons ATGACGCATCGCATGGCTCTGATTAAAACCTCTCCTCTCTTCCATCTTTTCTGCAAAACCCCTTCAGCCCTTTCTTCCTACACAGGTCCCAACTGTTTCAAATCCCTGAAACCCATAACAATCCATGCTAAGTTCCAACCCCAGAGTACCTTTTCCATGACAAAGACTACCAATTTATGCACCGCATCAGCCATCCTTCAAGGCCCCTCCTCCTCTTCTTCAGCAATACCCCATAAGTCCAGGAAGAAAGCCCGCAGCGAATCCCTGCTGCGTCACAAGCTCGATCAGTGCTCTAAGCGCGGTGATTTAGGCGAGGCCCTTCGCATTTACGATGAGGCAAGGGCCGATAATGTTCCCCTCAGCGTTCACCATTATAATGTTTTGCTTTATTTGTGCTCTGCTAGAAGTAATAGCAGCGACGATATTAGTTTAGAAAAGGGCTTTCAAATTTTTAATCAAATGGGGTTGGATAATGTTGTCCCAAATGAGGCAACTTTTACTAGCGCTGCAAGATTAGCAGCTGCTAAAGAAGACCCAGAAATGGCTTTTGATTTGGTTAAGAAAATGAAGAGTTACGGGATTGTTCCGAAATTGAGGTCTTATGGACCTGCATTGTTTGGGTTTTGTAAGAAATCAATGGCGGATAAGGCTTTTGAGGTTGATGCTCATATGGTTGAGAATGGTGTTTTAGCCGAGGAGGAGGAGCTTTTGGCCCTATTGAGGCTTAGTTCCGAGGAAAATTTAGTCGAGAAAACTTATGAATTTATGCATAGGATGAGGTCTACAGTTAGACAGGTATCAGAGGAGACTGCAGGTGCTATGGAGGATTGGTTTAAGTCAGAGACTGCTGCTGATGCTGGATTGAAGAATTGGGATGTGGAAAAGGTGAAGGAAGGCATAGTGAAGGGAGGAGGCGGCTGGCACGGGCAAGGGTGGCtggggaaagggaaatggagTGTGGTTAGGACTGAAATGCAGGAGAACGGAGTATGTCATTCATGTGGAGAGAAGCTTGTTTGCATTGATATTGATCCTAAGGAGACGGAGAATTTTGCTAATTCAGTGGCTAAACTGGCTTGTGAGAGAGAAGTAAGGGCGGATTTTGTGAAATTTCAG GAATGGCTCGCAAAGCATGGACCTTTTGATGCAGTGATAGACGGGGCAAATCTTGGCCTCATTAATCAAAAACATTTCAGTTTCCAGCAG CTGAAACATGTTGTGAATCAGTTACGCCAAATGAGCAAGTCAAATAGATTGCCACTTGTTATTTTGCACAGAAGCCGCGTGTTTGGTGGTCCTGCTCAGTACCCTAATAACAAGAAATTGTTGGAGAGTTGGAGAAATGCCGGTGCACTTTATGCTACTCCTCCTGGTTCAAACGACGATTG GTATTGGTTATATGCTGCTGTTAGTTGTAAATGTTTGTTGGTGACAAACGATGAGATGAGGGACCATTTATTCCAACTACTAGGGACTAGCTTTTTCCCAAGATGGAAAGAGAAGCATCAG GTGAGATTAACTCCCGCAAGACCTGGACTTACCCTTCATATGCCTCCACCTTATTCGATAGTTATTCAG GAGTCAGAACAAGGTAGTTGGCATATACCTACTGTCGCAGGAGATGACCTTGAAACCCCGAGGAAATGGGTGTGTGCTACCaggacaaagaaaaaaaatctacatTCCATCTTCAGCTGA
- the LOC113726688 gene encoding phosphatidylserine decarboxylase proenzyme 2 isoform X2, with the protein MGHGNSKAGMESSSDESARGDGSSRADRIKKKLHLSRSHFRRHHRHAGATVSSAHNLTKLLKEEDFAGIALLRLITAEMQFKDKWLACVTLGEQTFRTCVTDQTDKPTWNSEKKLLLEKNGAHIARISVFETNRLSKNNLVGYCEIDLLEFLTQDSDTDIGKFDLFDPSSKAIVGTITLSCFIEDPMETEKNFARRILSIVDYNEDGNLSFNEFSDLIDAFGNQLAANKKKELFRAADKNGDGVVCMDELAELLAVHQEKEPLITCCPVCGEILEVPDRLNSMIHLTLCFDEGTGNQVMTGGFLIDKQAANGWMFKLTEWAHFSSYDIGLRSGSSASHILVFDRRKKRLVEELIDSKIVLSMRAIYQSKVGLGVMDQGAKDILQSMSEKQGKKMDSVESAKDIPKFVEFFKDQLNLDEAKYPLEHFKGRKFSIRGLLGNEACSSAFIEGTLVIFRLAPQDYHRFHSPVSGTIEMFVNIPGCLYTVNPIAVNSKYCNVFTENKRVVCIISTADFGKVAFVAIGATMVGSITFSKKLGEYVQKGDELGYFSFGGSTVICVFEKDRIKIDEDLLENSERSLETLVSVGMQLGISTKKKSDVGSSNMEKLVLQA; encoded by the exons ATGGGTCACGGCAATTCGAAAGCCGGGATGGAGTCGTCTTCAGATGAATCAGCAAGAGGTGATGGTTCTTCTCGGGCTGACAGGATCAAGAAAAAGCTTCATCTAAGCCGCTCCCATTTCCGTCGTCACCACCGCCATGCCGGCGCCACTGTCTCCTCTGCACATAACCTCACTAAACTCCTCAAAGAAGAGGATTTTGCGGGCATCGCCCTTCTTCGTCTCATCACT GCTGAAATGCAATTCAAGGACAAATGGCTGGCTTGTGTTACTCTTGGAGAGCAGACCTTTAGAACTTGTGTAACTGATCA GACTGACAAGCCCACATGGAATTCT GAGAAGAAGcttcttttggaaaaaaatgggGCACATATAGCAAGAATATCTGTATTTGAG ACAAATAGATTGTCCAAGAACAATCTTGTCGGCTATTGTGAGATCGATCTACTTGAATTCCTCACTCAG GATAGTGATACTGACATTGGGAAATTTGACTTGTTCGACCCATCTTCTAAAGCGATAGTTGGCACCATAACTCTTTCTTGCTTCATCGAG GATCCTATGGAAACAGAGAAGAATTTTGCTAGGCGCATCTTGTCTATAGTG GACTATAATGAAGACGGAAATCTCTCATTCAATGAATTCTCTGATCTAATTGATGCTTTTGGCAATCAACTGGCTGCTAATAAG AAAAAAGAGCTTTTCAGAGCTGCTGATAAGAATGGGGATGGTGTTGTCTGCATGGATGAGTTGGCTGAGCTTCTAGCTGTTCATCAAGAAAA AGAACCACTAATCACTTGCTGCCCAGTTTGTGgcgaaattcttgaagttcctgATAGACTGAACAGTATGATCCATTTGACCCTGTGTTTTGATGAAGGGACTGGAAATCAGGTTATGACTGGGGGATTCTTAATCGATAAGCAGGCAGCAAATGG GTGGATGTTCAAACTAACTGAATGGGCTCATTTCTCATCCTATGACATTGGTTTGAGGTCTGGTTCAagtgcatcacatattttg GTTTTTGATAGAAGAAAAAAGAGGTTAGTAGAGGAGTTAATTGATAGCAAGATCGTCTTATCAATGAGAGCCATTTATCAATCAAAAGTTGGGCTTGGCGTCATGGACCAAG GTGCAAAAGATATCTTGCAGAGCATGTCAGAAAAGCAGGGTAAAAAAATGGATTCTGTTGAATCTGCAAAAGATATACCGAAGTTCGTTGAATTTTTCAAG GATCAACTTAATTTGGATGAAGCCAAGTACCCTTTGGAGCATTTTAAG GGTCGAAAGTTTTCTATTCGAGGCCTTTTGGGGAATGAAGCATGTTCCAGTGCCTTCATCGAAGGAACTTTGGTGATATTTCGGTTGGCACCACAG GACTATCATCGCTTTCACTCTCCAGTTTCTGGAACAATTGAAATGTTTGTAAATATACCTGGATGCTTGTATACG GTAAACCCAATTGCTGTAAATAGCAAGTACTGTAACGTTTTCACAGAGAATAAGAGGGTTGTCTGTATCATTTCGACAGCAGATTTTGGAAAG GTGGCATTTGTTGCAATTGGTGCGACAATGGTTGGCAGCATAACTTTTTCGAAGAAGCTGGGTGAATATGTTCAGAAAGGAGACGAG CTTGGTTATTTCTCATTTGGTGGAAGTACTGTTATATGTGTATTTGAAAAG GACCGGATAAAGATAGATGAGGACCTCTTGGAAAATAGCGAGAGGTCTCTTGAGACCTTAGTTTCTGTTGGAATGCAGTTGGGAATCTCTACTAAGAAGAAGTCTGATGTAGGGTCATCAAATATGGAAAAACTTGTTCTACAGGCTTGA
- the LOC113726690 gene encoding proteinaceous RNase P 1, chloroplastic/mitochondrial isoform X1, whose protein sequence is MTHRMALIKTSPLFHLFCKTPSALSSYTGPNCFKSLKPITIHAKFQPQSTFSMTKTTNLCTASAILQGPSSSSSAIPHKSRKKARSESLLRHKLDQCSKRGDLGEALRIYDEARADNVPLSVHHYNVLLYLCSARSNSSDDISLEKGFQIFNQMGLDNVVPNEATFTSAARLAAAKEDPEMAFDLVKKMKSYGIVPKLRSYGPALFGFCKKSMADKAFEVDAHMVENGVLAEEEELLALLRLSSEENLVEKTYEFMHRMRSTVRQVSEETAGAMEDWFKSETAADAGLKNWDVEKVKEGIVKGGGGWHGQGWLGKGKWSVVRTEMQENGVCHSCGEKLVCIDIDPKETENFANSVAKLACEREVRADFVKFQEWLAKHGPFDAVIDGANLGLINQKHFSFQQLKHVVNQLRQMSKSNRLPLVILHRSRVFGGPAQYPNNKKLLESWRNAGALYATPPGSNDDCRVLHLIFSRYWLYAAVSCKCLLVTNDEMRDHLFQLLGTSFFPRWKEKHQVRLTPARPGLTLHMPPPYSIVIQESEQGSWHIPTVAGDDLETPRKWVCATRTKKKNLHSIFS, encoded by the exons ATGACGCATCGCATGGCTCTGATTAAAACCTCTCCTCTCTTCCATCTTTTCTGCAAAACCCCTTCAGCCCTTTCTTCCTACACAGGTCCCAACTGTTTCAAATCCCTGAAACCCATAACAATCCATGCTAAGTTCCAACCCCAGAGTACCTTTTCCATGACAAAGACTACCAATTTATGCACCGCATCAGCCATCCTTCAAGGCCCCTCCTCCTCTTCTTCAGCAATACCCCATAAGTCCAGGAAGAAAGCCCGCAGCGAATCCCTGCTGCGTCACAAGCTCGATCAGTGCTCTAAGCGCGGTGATTTAGGCGAGGCCCTTCGCATTTACGATGAGGCAAGGGCCGATAATGTTCCCCTCAGCGTTCACCATTATAATGTTTTGCTTTATTTGTGCTCTGCTAGAAGTAATAGCAGCGACGATATTAGTTTAGAAAAGGGCTTTCAAATTTTTAATCAAATGGGGTTGGATAATGTTGTCCCAAATGAGGCAACTTTTACTAGCGCTGCAAGATTAGCAGCTGCTAAAGAAGACCCAGAAATGGCTTTTGATTTGGTTAAGAAAATGAAGAGTTACGGGATTGTTCCGAAATTGAGGTCTTATGGACCTGCATTGTTTGGGTTTTGTAAGAAATCAATGGCGGATAAGGCTTTTGAGGTTGATGCTCATATGGTTGAGAATGGTGTTTTAGCCGAGGAGGAGGAGCTTTTGGCCCTATTGAGGCTTAGTTCCGAGGAAAATTTAGTCGAGAAAACTTATGAATTTATGCATAGGATGAGGTCTACAGTTAGACAGGTATCAGAGGAGACTGCAGGTGCTATGGAGGATTGGTTTAAGTCAGAGACTGCTGCTGATGCTGGATTGAAGAATTGGGATGTGGAAAAGGTGAAGGAAGGCATAGTGAAGGGAGGAGGCGGCTGGCACGGGCAAGGGTGGCtggggaaagggaaatggagTGTGGTTAGGACTGAAATGCAGGAGAACGGAGTATGTCATTCATGTGGAGAGAAGCTTGTTTGCATTGATATTGATCCTAAGGAGACGGAGAATTTTGCTAATTCAGTGGCTAAACTGGCTTGTGAGAGAGAAGTAAGGGCGGATTTTGTGAAATTTCAG GAATGGCTCGCAAAGCATGGACCTTTTGATGCAGTGATAGACGGGGCAAATCTTGGCCTCATTAATCAAAAACATTTCAGTTTCCAGCAG CTGAAACATGTTGTGAATCAGTTACGCCAAATGAGCAAGTCAAATAGATTGCCACTTGTTATTTTGCACAGAAGCCGCGTGTTTGGTGGTCCTGCTCAGTACCCTAATAACAAGAAATTGTTGGAGAGTTGGAGAAATGCCGGTGCACTTTATGCTACTCCTCCTGGTTCAAACGACGATTG TCGTGTTTTGCATCTCATATTTTCCAGGTATTGGTTATATGCTGCTGTTAGTTGTAAATGTTTGTTGGTGACAAACGATGAGATGAGGGACCATTTATTCCAACTACTAGGGACTAGCTTTTTCCCAAGATGGAAAGAGAAGCATCAG GTGAGATTAACTCCCGCAAGACCTGGACTTACCCTTCATATGCCTCCACCTTATTCGATAGTTATTCAG GAGTCAGAACAAGGTAGTTGGCATATACCTACTGTCGCAGGAGATGACCTTGAAACCCCGAGGAAATGGGTGTGTGCTACCaggacaaagaaaaaaaatctacatTCCATCTTCAGCTGA
- the LOC113726690 gene encoding proteinaceous RNase P 1, chloroplastic/mitochondrial isoform X3: MTHRMALIKTSPLFHLFCKTPSALSSYTGPNCFKSLKPITIHAKFQPQSTFSMTKTTNLCTASAILQGPSSSSSAIPHKSRKKARSESLLRHKLDQCSKRGDLGEALRIYDEARADNVPLSVHHYNVLLYLCSARSNSSDDISLEKGFQIFNQMGLDNVVPNEATFTSAARLAAAKEDPEMAFDLVKKMKSYGIVPKLRSYGPALFGFCKKSMADKAFEVDAHMVENGVLAEEEELLALLRLSSEENLVEKTYEFMHRMRSTVRQVSEETAGAMEDWFKSETAADAGLKNWDVEKVKEGIVKGGGGWHGQGWLGKGKWSVVRTEMQENGVCHSCGEKLVCIDIDPKETENFANSVAKLACEREVRADFVKFQEWLAKHGPFDAVIDGANLGLINQKHFSFQQLKHVVNQLRQMSKSNRLPLVILHRSRVFGGPAQYPNNKKLLESWRNAGALYATPPGSNDDW; this comes from the exons ATGACGCATCGCATGGCTCTGATTAAAACCTCTCCTCTCTTCCATCTTTTCTGCAAAACCCCTTCAGCCCTTTCTTCCTACACAGGTCCCAACTGTTTCAAATCCCTGAAACCCATAACAATCCATGCTAAGTTCCAACCCCAGAGTACCTTTTCCATGACAAAGACTACCAATTTATGCACCGCATCAGCCATCCTTCAAGGCCCCTCCTCCTCTTCTTCAGCAATACCCCATAAGTCCAGGAAGAAAGCCCGCAGCGAATCCCTGCTGCGTCACAAGCTCGATCAGTGCTCTAAGCGCGGTGATTTAGGCGAGGCCCTTCGCATTTACGATGAGGCAAGGGCCGATAATGTTCCCCTCAGCGTTCACCATTATAATGTTTTGCTTTATTTGTGCTCTGCTAGAAGTAATAGCAGCGACGATATTAGTTTAGAAAAGGGCTTTCAAATTTTTAATCAAATGGGGTTGGATAATGTTGTCCCAAATGAGGCAACTTTTACTAGCGCTGCAAGATTAGCAGCTGCTAAAGAAGACCCAGAAATGGCTTTTGATTTGGTTAAGAAAATGAAGAGTTACGGGATTGTTCCGAAATTGAGGTCTTATGGACCTGCATTGTTTGGGTTTTGTAAGAAATCAATGGCGGATAAGGCTTTTGAGGTTGATGCTCATATGGTTGAGAATGGTGTTTTAGCCGAGGAGGAGGAGCTTTTGGCCCTATTGAGGCTTAGTTCCGAGGAAAATTTAGTCGAGAAAACTTATGAATTTATGCATAGGATGAGGTCTACAGTTAGACAGGTATCAGAGGAGACTGCAGGTGCTATGGAGGATTGGTTTAAGTCAGAGACTGCTGCTGATGCTGGATTGAAGAATTGGGATGTGGAAAAGGTGAAGGAAGGCATAGTGAAGGGAGGAGGCGGCTGGCACGGGCAAGGGTGGCtggggaaagggaaatggagTGTGGTTAGGACTGAAATGCAGGAGAACGGAGTATGTCATTCATGTGGAGAGAAGCTTGTTTGCATTGATATTGATCCTAAGGAGACGGAGAATTTTGCTAATTCAGTGGCTAAACTGGCTTGTGAGAGAGAAGTAAGGGCGGATTTTGTGAAATTTCAG GAATGGCTCGCAAAGCATGGACCTTTTGATGCAGTGATAGACGGGGCAAATCTTGGCCTCATTAATCAAAAACATTTCAGTTTCCAGCAG CTGAAACATGTTGTGAATCAGTTACGCCAAATGAGCAAGTCAAATAGATTGCCACTTGTTATTTTGCACAGAAGCCGCGTGTTTGGTGGTCCTGCTCAGTACCCTAATAACAAGAAATTGTTGGAGAGTTGGAGAAATGCCGGTGCACTTTATGCTACTCCTCCTGGTTCAAACGACGATTG GTGA
- the LOC113724729 gene encoding putative clathrin assembly protein At1g03050, with product MAPSKLRKAIGAVKDQTSISLAKVGSSASLSDLDVAIVKATRHDEYPADERHIREIMSLTCYSRAYVGACVSTISRRLSKTKNWVVALKTLMLVQRLLADGDPAYEQEIFFATRRGTRLLNMSDFRDASKSNSWDYSAFVRTYALYLDEQLEFRMQNRRGKRGAFSYDPEDDEQVGPNAIVVRSTPVREMKNEQVFSRIHHLMQLLERFLACRPTGLAKNNKIVVVALYPIVKESFQLYYDITEILGILVDRFMELNVPDSVKVYEIFCRVSKQYDELDMFYGWCKSVGIVRASEYPDVEKIPQKKLDVMDDFIREKSVMEQNRKVTMIEPKPEAQPAEENEEPEPEQDINAMKALPPPEGFQEENEEKEQEEVKEEEKEKPKTQEVGDLLNLGEDAPTTEEHGDKLALALFDGNLSTNAPATSITSAWEAFDESGDWETALVQSASHLSNQQVSLSGGLDTMVLDGMYQQGAMQQAIAASGVTATGSASSVALGSAGRPAMLALPAPPSADGAHPPGADPFAASISIAPPAYVQMSEMEKKQRLLVEEQIMWQQYARDGMQGHVGLAKVQSNQYHMSGYGGTH from the exons ATGGCTCCAAGCAAGTTAAGGAAGGCCATTGGGGCAGTCAAGGATCAAACAAGCATAAGCTTGGCCAAAGTTGGAAGCAGCGCTTCTTTATCTGACCTTGATGTCGCGATTGTTAAAGCCACCCGACACGACGAGTACCCGGCTGATGAGAGGCATATCAGAGAGATCATGAGCCTAACATGTTACTCTCGTGCCTATGTTGGTGCATGCGTTAGCACCATATCGAGACGCCTAAGCAAGACAAAAAATTGGGTGGTTGCACTCAAGACATTAATGTTGGTCCAGCGGCTGCTGGCGGATGGTGATCCAGCGTACGAGCAAGAGATTTTCTTCGCAACTAGGCGCGGGACTCGTCTTCTCAACATGTCTGATTTTCGCGATGCTTCAAAATCGAATTCTTGGGATTATTCGGCGTTTGTCCGAACCTATGCATTGTACCTTGATGAACAACTTGAGTTTCGAATGCAAAATCGGAGAGGTAAGCGCGGTGCATTTTCATATGATCCGGAAGACGACGAGCAAGTTGGTCCTAACGCCATTGTTGTGAGATCCACACCTGTGCGGGAAATGAAGAACGAACAGGTGTTTTCCAGGATTCACCACCTGATGCAACTTCTCGAAAGGTTTTTAGCTTGTCGACCAACAG GTTTAGCAAAGAACAACAAGATTGTGGTGGTAGCTCTCTATCCCATTGTCAAAGAAAGTTTCCAGTTATATTATGATATCACTGAGATTCTGGGAATCTTGGTTGATCGATTCATGGAGCTCAACGTGCCCGATTCTGTAAAGGTATATGAGATCTTCTGCCGTGTTTCGAAGCAGTATGATGAGCTTGACATGTTCTACGGCTGGTGTAAGTCAGTTGGAATAGTCCGTGCCTCTGAATATCCAGATGTTGAGAAAATACCGCAAAAGAAGCTCGATGTTATGGACGACTTTATAAGGGAGAAGTCAGTAATGGAGCAAAACAGGAAGGTCACTATGATTGAGCCAAAGCCTGAGGCTCAACCCGCGGAGGAAAACGAGGAGCCTGAACCAGAGCAAGACATTAATGCAATGAAAGCATTGCCACCTCCGGAAGGATTtcaagaggaaaatgaagaaaaggagCAGGAAGAGgttaaagaagaggaaaaagagaagccAAAAACTCAAGAAGTAGGGGATTTGTTGAACTTGGGTGAAGATGCCCCAACAACAGAAGAGCACGGAGATAAATTGGCCTTAGCTTTATTTGATGGTAATCTATCAACAAATGCTCCTGCAACAAGTATCACTTCTGCATGGGAAGCATTCGACGAATCAGGAGACTGGGAGACAGCACTTGTACAATCTGCTAGCCATTTGTCTAACCAGCAGGTGTCGCTTTCTGGCGGTCTTGATACCATGGTGCTTGATGGTATGTATCAACAAGGAGCTATGCAACAGGCAATAGCTGCATCTGGTGTTACAGCCACTGGAAGCGCTAGCAGTGTTGCACTTGGGTCAGCTGGAAGGCCAGCGATGCTAGCACTGCCTGCACCTCCGAGCGCAGATGGAGCTCATCCACCTGGTGCCGATCCTTTTGCAGCTTCCATTTCAATAGCACCACCAGCTTATGTGCAGATGTCTGAGATGGAGAAGAAACAGAGACTTCTAGTGGAAGAGCAGATAATGTGGCAACAATATGCAAGAGATGGGATGCAAGGGCACGTAGGATTAGCAAAAGTACAATCAAACCAATATCACATGAGCGGTTATGGGGGCACCCATTGA
- the LOC113726688 gene encoding phosphatidylserine decarboxylase proenzyme 2 isoform X1 gives MGHGNSKAGMESSSDESARGDGSSRADRIKKKLHLSRSHFRRHHRHAGATVSSAHNLTKLLKEEDFAGIALLRLITAEMQFKDKWLACVTLGEQTFRTCVTDQTDKPTWNSEKKLLLEKNGAHIARISVFETNRLSKNNLVGYCEIDLLEFLTQDSDTDIGKFDLFDPSSKAIVGTITLSCFIEDPMETEKNFARRILSIVDYNEDGNLSFNEFSDLIDAFGNQLAANKKKELFRAADKNGDGVVCMDELAELLAVHQEKEPLITCCPVCGEILEVPDRLNSMIHLTLCFDEGTGNQVMTGGFLIDKQAANGWMFKLTEWAHFSSYDIGLRSGSSASHILVFDRRKKRLVEELIDSKIVLSMRAIYQSKVGLGVMDQGAKDILQSMSEKQGKKMDSVESAKDIPKFVEFFKDQLNLDEAKYPLEHFKTFNEFFIRELKPGARPIAHMECDDIAVCAADCRLMAFKTADDSLRFWIKGRKFSIRGLLGNEACSSAFIEGTLVIFRLAPQDYHRFHSPVSGTIEMFVNIPGCLYTVNPIAVNSKYCNVFTENKRVVCIISTADFGKVAFVAIGATMVGSITFSKKLGEYVQKGDELGYFSFGGSTVICVFEKDRIKIDEDLLENSERSLETLVSVGMQLGISTKKKSDVGSSNMEKLVLQA, from the exons ATGGGTCACGGCAATTCGAAAGCCGGGATGGAGTCGTCTTCAGATGAATCAGCAAGAGGTGATGGTTCTTCTCGGGCTGACAGGATCAAGAAAAAGCTTCATCTAAGCCGCTCCCATTTCCGTCGTCACCACCGCCATGCCGGCGCCACTGTCTCCTCTGCACATAACCTCACTAAACTCCTCAAAGAAGAGGATTTTGCGGGCATCGCCCTTCTTCGTCTCATCACT GCTGAAATGCAATTCAAGGACAAATGGCTGGCTTGTGTTACTCTTGGAGAGCAGACCTTTAGAACTTGTGTAACTGATCA GACTGACAAGCCCACATGGAATTCT GAGAAGAAGcttcttttggaaaaaaatgggGCACATATAGCAAGAATATCTGTATTTGAG ACAAATAGATTGTCCAAGAACAATCTTGTCGGCTATTGTGAGATCGATCTACTTGAATTCCTCACTCAG GATAGTGATACTGACATTGGGAAATTTGACTTGTTCGACCCATCTTCTAAAGCGATAGTTGGCACCATAACTCTTTCTTGCTTCATCGAG GATCCTATGGAAACAGAGAAGAATTTTGCTAGGCGCATCTTGTCTATAGTG GACTATAATGAAGACGGAAATCTCTCATTCAATGAATTCTCTGATCTAATTGATGCTTTTGGCAATCAACTGGCTGCTAATAAG AAAAAAGAGCTTTTCAGAGCTGCTGATAAGAATGGGGATGGTGTTGTCTGCATGGATGAGTTGGCTGAGCTTCTAGCTGTTCATCAAGAAAA AGAACCACTAATCACTTGCTGCCCAGTTTGTGgcgaaattcttgaagttcctgATAGACTGAACAGTATGATCCATTTGACCCTGTGTTTTGATGAAGGGACTGGAAATCAGGTTATGACTGGGGGATTCTTAATCGATAAGCAGGCAGCAAATGG GTGGATGTTCAAACTAACTGAATGGGCTCATTTCTCATCCTATGACATTGGTTTGAGGTCTGGTTCAagtgcatcacatattttg GTTTTTGATAGAAGAAAAAAGAGGTTAGTAGAGGAGTTAATTGATAGCAAGATCGTCTTATCAATGAGAGCCATTTATCAATCAAAAGTTGGGCTTGGCGTCATGGACCAAG GTGCAAAAGATATCTTGCAGAGCATGTCAGAAAAGCAGGGTAAAAAAATGGATTCTGTTGAATCTGCAAAAGATATACCGAAGTTCGTTGAATTTTTCAAG GATCAACTTAATTTGGATGAAGCCAAGTACCCTTTGGAGCATTTTAAG ACTTTCAATGAATTTTTCATAAGAGAGTTAAAACCTGGTGCAAGACCAATAGCGCATATGGAGTGTGATGATATTGCTGTATGTGCTGCTGATTGTCGTCTCATGGCATTTAAAACTGCTGATGATAGTCTAAGATTTTGGATTAAg GGTCGAAAGTTTTCTATTCGAGGCCTTTTGGGGAATGAAGCATGTTCCAGTGCCTTCATCGAAGGAACTTTGGTGATATTTCGGTTGGCACCACAG GACTATCATCGCTTTCACTCTCCAGTTTCTGGAACAATTGAAATGTTTGTAAATATACCTGGATGCTTGTATACG GTAAACCCAATTGCTGTAAATAGCAAGTACTGTAACGTTTTCACAGAGAATAAGAGGGTTGTCTGTATCATTTCGACAGCAGATTTTGGAAAG GTGGCATTTGTTGCAATTGGTGCGACAATGGTTGGCAGCATAACTTTTTCGAAGAAGCTGGGTGAATATGTTCAGAAAGGAGACGAG CTTGGTTATTTCTCATTTGGTGGAAGTACTGTTATATGTGTATTTGAAAAG GACCGGATAAAGATAGATGAGGACCTCTTGGAAAATAGCGAGAGGTCTCTTGAGACCTTAGTTTCTGTTGGAATGCAGTTGGGAATCTCTACTAAGAAGAAGTCTGATGTAGGGTCATCAAATATGGAAAAACTTGTTCTACAGGCTTGA